A section of the Schistosoma haematobium chromosome ZW, whole genome shotgun sequence genome encodes:
- the RAB2A_1 gene encoding Ras- protein Rab-2A, variant 2 (EggNog:ENOG410V7WI~COG:U), translating to MSYAYLFKYIIIGDTGVGKSCLLLQFTDKRFQPVHDLTIGVEFGARMINIDDKQIKLQIWDTAGQESFRSITRSYYRGAAGALLVYDITRETFTHLTTWLEDARQHSSSNMVIMLIGNKSDLESRRDVQKEEGEAFAREHGLIFMETSAKTAANVEDAFIDTAKCIHGKIQEGVLDVNNEANGIKLGPHHNPVGGAYNNNNMTNRTSGAGCC from the exons ATGTCGTACGCCTATCTATTTAAGTATATAATTATAGGGGATACAG GCGTTGGGAAGTCATGTTTACTATTGCAGTTTACTGACAAGCGATTTCAACCAGTTCATGATTTAACTATCGGTGTTGAATTCGGGGCTCGAATGATCAATATAGATGACAAACAAATCAAGTTACAAATATGGGACACT GCTGGACAAGAATCGTTTCGATCAATTACTCGATCTTATTACCGTGGTGCAGCAGGTGCATTACTAGTATATGATATCACCAg AGAAACATTTACTCACTTAACTACCTGGTTGGAGGATGCTAGACAACATTCAAGCTCTAACATGGTTATTATGCTGATAGGAAATAAAAGTGACTTGGAAAGTCGACGCGATGTTCAAAAAGAGGAAGGTGAAGCATTTGCCAGAGAACATGGCTTAATTTTTATGGAAACATCAGCTAAAACTGCCGCTAATGTTGAAGACGCCTTTATTGATACAGCGAAGTGTATTCATGGAAAAATCCAGGAGGGCGTTCTTGATGTCAATAACGAG GCAAATGGGATTAAACTTGGACCTCATCATAACCCGGTAGGTGgagcatataataataataacatgacAAATCGTACTTCTGGTGCCGGTTGCTGCTAA
- the RAB2A_1 gene encoding Ras- protein Rab-2A (EggNog:ENOG410V7WI~COG:U), with protein MSYAYLFKYIIIGDTGVGKSCLLLQFTDKRFQPVHDLTIGVEFGARMINIDDKQIKLQIWDTAGQESFRSITRSYYRGAAGALLVYDITRRETFTHLTTWLEDARQHSSSNMVIMLIGNKSDLESRRDVQKEEGEAFAREHGLIFMETSAKTAANVEDAFIDTAKCIHGKIQEGVLDVNNEANGIKLGPHHNPVGGAYNNNNMTNRTSGAGCC; from the exons ATGTCGTACGCCTATCTATTTAAGTATATAATTATAGGGGATACAG GCGTTGGGAAGTCATGTTTACTATTGCAGTTTACTGACAAGCGATTTCAACCAGTTCATGATTTAACTATCGGTGTTGAATTCGGGGCTCGAATGATCAATATAGATGACAAACAAATCAAGTTACAAATATGGGACACT GCTGGACAAGAATCGTTTCGATCAATTACTCGATCTTATTACCGTGGTGCAGCAGGTGCATTACTAGTATATGATATCACCAg AAGAGAAACATTTACTCACTTAACTACCTGGTTGGAGGATGCTAGACAACATTCAAGCTCTAACATGGTTATTATGCTGATAGGAAATAAAAGTGACTTGGAAAGTCGACGCGATGTTCAAAAAGAGGAAGGTGAAGCATTTGCCAGAGAACATGGCTTAATTTTTATGGAAACATCAGCTAAAACTGCCGCTAATGTTGAAGACGCCTTTATTGATACAGCGAAGTGTATTCATGGAAAAATCCAGGAGGGCGTTCTTGATGTCAATAACGAG GCAAATGGGATTAAACTTGGACCTCATCATAACCCGGTAGGTGgagcatataataataataacatgacAAATCGTACTTCTGGTGCCGGTTGCTGCTAA
- the SSR1 gene encoding SWI/SNF and RSC complex subunit Ssr1 (EggNog:ENOG410V472~COG:U): MLFCFNRPIIKFATRIDDVLRCISLIMLSCNFAYYSWILLLCSNYILNSFAEDATILSEEDSTLLPSVTNEDDRFKGSPAVGVLVALSKPPYGLYSGRREINLPVGKISSLVASLANTNPTNGEQFKLDFIEGALHYPMYYDYHIQNFTKQRLHETLEPGQETSLYYRFKPAPELAGRSFDLSIVVYYHDNNDIYYAHKLFNQTVNLFEIEEGVDTELIFLVILVIALSIAILIGIWHWFTSIAQKRQPAKKSSKVVENDGENAVENEYLALIKNKPQIKKDRSDQIIRRHQGRR; encoded by the exons atgttattttgttttaatcgaCCAATTATTAAATTTGCGACACGTATTGATGACGTCCTTCGATGCATTAGTTTAATCATGTTGTCTTGTAACTTTGCATATTATTCATGGATCTTACTTCTATGTAGCAATTATA TACTTAATTCTTTTGCCGAGGACGCAACGATTTTGTCTGAAGAAGACTCCACGCTCTTACCTTCTGTAACAAATGAAGATGATAGATTCAAGGGATCCCCAGCTGTTGGTGTCTTGGTAGCCCTCAGTAAACCTCCATATGGTCTTTACTCTGGACGTCGTGAAATAAACTTGCCCGTCGGAAAAATCTCATCCCTTGTGGCTTCCTTGGCTAATACCAACCCGACAAACGGTGAACAATTTAAACTAGATTTTATAGAAGGAGCACTTCACTATCCTATGTACTATGACTATCACATTCAGAACTTTACCAAGCAACGCCTCCATGAGACATTAGAGCCCGGTCAAGAG ACTTCCCTTTATTACAGATTCAAACCCGCTCCTGAATTAGCTGGTCGATCTTTTGACCTGTCTATTGTTGTCTACTATCATGACAATAATGACATTTATTATGCTCATAAGTTATTTAATCAAACTGTTAAC TTGTTTGAAATCGAAGAAGGTGTAGACACTGAATTGATTTTCTTGGTTATCTTAGTAATTGCCTTGAGTATAGCAATTCTAATTGGTATCTGGCACTGGTTCACCTCAATCGCTCAAAAACGACAGCCAGCCAAAAAGTCTTCAAAAGTGGTCGAAAATGATGGTGAAAATGCAGTCGAGAACGAATACCTGGCACTGATAAAAAACAAGCCTCAAATTAAAAAAG ATCGCTCTGACCAAATAATTCGTCGGCACCAGGGTAGACGCTAA
- a CDS encoding hypothetical protein (EggNog:ENOG41038DZ~COG:U) has protein sequence MKTLRRIQDVFEIERNIVVEPKVKNLMLDLEDWFSLIVKSENILSWKNPRSTLLVIFAITILFLLVHVYEPPVLLVIGCSGLLLSLIDYFGPLVLSRVFNKPPSYEDHWCYWNFCRRLVHMRHVLINFFVFVHKVRYRNATLHFLTSSSLLCIVGFVGLHISDLCLVYLLILVCFIAPNLHPKGILKVIVWILWYPLTILRSFASKFRPGIPKFFTRTLRVSNKNTEKDQ, from the exons ATGAAGACTCTTAGAAGAATACAGGACGTCTTCGAAATCGAGAGAAACATAGTTGTAGAACCAAAAGTCAAAAATTTAATGTTGGATCTTGAAGACTGGTTCAGTCtaatagtaaaatctgagaatatACTGAGTTGGAAAAACCCTCGATCAACATTGCTTGTGATATTTGCAATCACTATTTTGTTTCTGTTGGTTCACGTATACGAACCACCGGTCCTGTTGGTTATTGGTTGTTCAGGATTGCTTTTAAGCTTAATAGACTACTTCGGACCCTTAGTTTTGTCTAG AGTGTTCAATAAACCTCCAAGTTACGAGGATCACTGGTGTTATTGGAATTTTTGTAGACGTCTTGTCCACATGCGTCATGTACTGATCAACTTCTTTGTTTTTGTGCATAAAGTTCGATATAGAAACGCGACTCTACATTTCCTAACTAGTTCATCTCTTTTGTGCATAGTTGGATTTGTTGGACTACATATTAGTGATTTGTGTCTGGTTTATCTCTTAATACTCGTTTGCTTTATCGCACCAAATCTGCATCCTAAAGGAATACTAAAG GTCATTGTTTGGATCCTCTGGTATCCTTTAACTATTCTTCGATCTTTCGCATCAAAATTTCGGCCAGGAATACCGAAGTTTTTTACTCGGACCCTGCGTGTATCAAACAAAAACACTGAGAAAGACCAGTAA